One Misgurnus anguillicaudatus chromosome 20, ASM2758022v2, whole genome shotgun sequence DNA segment encodes these proteins:
- the LOC129455071 gene encoding poly(rC)-binding protein 3 — MEGLTITIKLLVHGKEVGCIIGKNGETMQKLRKELNRLPQQDPFYIKPDVDATASSHQPNDKGETIKKLREESGAHINISIGSLERIVAIAGRSDSVFHALKIILNMIEKCPTKGVNIQYRPRPTGSHVVFAGGPLTRFLQDPLNPMHSSVGNRLGAGAVCDGWLLAKIKEIRQASGGRNWHFGPGQGVD; from the exons ATGGAAGGACTCACAATTACTATTAAATTGCTCGTGCATGGAAAAGAAGTGGGCTGCATCATTGGGAAG AATGGTGAAACCATGCAGAAGCTCCGTAAGGAG CTCAACAGATTACCACAGCAGGATCCTTTTTATATCA AACCTGATGTGGATGCTACGGCTAGCTCTCATCAACCAAATGAT AAAGGAGAAACCATAAAAAAGCTACGTGAAGAG AGCGGTGCTCATATTAATATCTCCATTGGGTCGCTGGAGAGGATTGTCGCAATTGCCGGGAGAAGCGACTCCGTTTTTCatgcattaaaaattattttaaatatgattgAGAAG TGTCCTACAAAGGGTGTTAATATCCAATATCGCCCAAGACCCACAGGATCGCATGTAGTTTTCGCGGGAGGACCG CTAACAAGATTTCTTCAAGATCCTTTGAATCCCA TGCACAGCAGTGTAGGAAATAGACTTGGAGCAGGTGCCGTTTGTGATGGCTGGCTCCTGG caaaaattaaagaaatccgGCAGGCCTCGGGGGGCAGAAATTGGCATTTCGGACCAGGTCAAGGGGTCGACTGA